TTATTTGCTGAAAGCCTTGCGGTGAATTGGTTTATACTCAGCACATTATCACAGGTGCAATTATCAAAATTTTTCAACTGCCAGTCACACAAGCTATATTGCAGTTAATTGATAATTAGGAAAAACACCTGTGTTTCCACTCTATGACGAAAATCCAACGCGAATCACGCCTTATTTCACTTACGGCTTGATTGGCATGAATGTTTTAGTTTTTCTTCATGAAGTGAGTTTGTCTAATGCCCGACTAAATCTCTTTTTCAGTGAGTATGCTGTAGTACCCAAAGAATTAACCTACAACTTTGATGGAGAATGGATAACTTTAATTACATCACAGTTTCTCCACGGTGGTTGGTGGCACTTAATCTCGAACATGGTTTTTCTTTGGGTTTTTGGCAACAATATCGAAGACCGTTTGGGCCATTTCAAATATCTAATTTTTTATTTGACATGCGGTGCTTTAGCAGCTTTGTGCCAATGGGCAATAGGAATGAATTCTCCAATTCCTTCATTAGGCGCTAGTGGTGC
This window of the Nostoc sp. HK-01 genome carries:
- a CDS encoding rhomboid-like protein, producing the protein MFPLYDENPTRITPYFTYGLIGMNVLVFLHEVSLSNARLNLFFSEYAVVPKELTYNFDGEWITLITSQFLHGGWWHLISNMVFLWVFGNNIEDRLGHFKYLIFYLTCGALAALCQWAIGMNSPIPSLGASGAISGVLGAYIIRFPHARITTLVFLGFFATTISVPALVVIGIFFVQNVISGLASLQAAANMSVQTGGVAYWAHIGGFVFGVMLAPLFGLFKRDYE